The following coding sequences are from one Nymphalis io chromosome 5, ilAglIoxx1.1, whole genome shotgun sequence window:
- the LOC126768352 gene encoding elongation of very long chain fatty acids protein AAEL008004-like, with the protein MASMAKSMYDNFYYYIENPTLPETKDWFMAGNPLKLITLLICYNFFCLYLGPRYMKNRKPYQLKNVIKIYNIFHFNFYCQGVGDLNSPSTLRIAKVIWVYYIVKIIDLMDTVFFVLRKSNRQITSLHMHHHTLMPAVSWAALIFIPGGQGVLVGYINALVHAVMYTYYLLAGLGDEYKKYLWWKKYLTILQLIQFAVIVAHSVFKPG; encoded by the exons ATGGCGAGCATGGCAAAATCTATGTACGATAATTTCTATTATTACATTGAAAACCCAACCC ttCCAGAAACAAAAGATTGGTTCATGGCTGGTAACCCACTAAAACTTATTACTTtactaatatgttataattttttctgcTTATATCTGGGCCCCAGGTACATGAAAAATAGGAAACCATACCAATTAAAAAACGttatcaaaatatacaatatatttc ATTTCAACTTTTACTGCCAAGGTGTTGGTGATTTAAATTCACCGTCCACATTAAGG ataGCAAAAGTAATCTgggtttattatattgtaaaaataatcgaTCTCATGGACACGGTATTTTTTGTGCTTCGAAAATCAAACAGACAAATTACTTCACTTCATATGCATCATCATACACTGATGCCGGCTGTTAGTTGGGCTGCTTTAATATTCATTCCAG GGGGTCAAGGTGTATTGGTAGGGTATATTAATGCTCTGGTTCATGCTGTTATGTATACATACTATCTTCTTGCCGGTCTAGGAGATGAATACAAGAAATATCTTTggtggaaaaaatatttaacaatactaCAATTG atacAGTTTGCAGTCATTGTAGCTCACAGT gtGTTCAAGCCGGGATAA
- the LOC126768558 gene encoding elongation of very long chain fatty acids protein 7-like encodes MEAMRSIVTYYNYYFYEKTNPITRDWFLVANPLKVISIVSFYFYFCTRLGPRFMKDRDPYDVSSLMIVYNVLQILLSTYLFSEGTTYLLFYNFNYRCQGLPSDEVTARWIAGAVWIYFMVKISELLDTVFFVLRKSNRQITSLHLHHHIMMTLAAWFGTTYEPGGQGILIGYINAFVHMVMYIYYLIAGLGDKYKKHLWWKRHVTELQLAQFVFLGLHSINSLFYECEYLMIYKILTIFYTLFFINNFGKFYYDNYIKKVK; translated from the exons ATGGAAGCTATGCGAAGTATTGTAAcgtattacaattattacttcTATGAGAAAACTA aTCCAATAACGCGAGATTGGTTTCTAGTTGCGAATCCATTGAAAGTCATTAGTATTGTGAGCTTCTACTTTTACTTCTGCACGCGCCTCGGTCCTCGTTTTATGAAAGATCGGGATCCTTACGACGTATCCAGTCTAATGATagtttataatgtattacaaatacttttaagtacatatttattcaGCGAG GGCACCACTTATTTgctgttttataatttcaattatcgtTGTCAAGGACTGCCTTCTGATGAAGTTACAGCACGATGG ATAGCTGGAGCGGTATGGATTTATTTTATGGTAAAAATATCGGAGTTATTGGACACTGTATTCTTTGTTTTAAGAAAATCGAACAGACAGATAACATCTCTGCATTTACACCATCATATAATGATGACATTAGCAGCATGGTTTGGTACTACGTATGAACCAG GCGGTCAAGGAATTTTAATAGGCTATATTAACGCATTTGTACATATGGTCATGTACATCTACTATTTGATTGCTGGACTTGGagacaaatacaaaaaacacTTGTGGTGGAAGAGACATGTAACGGAATTACAGTTG gcACAATTTGTTTTTCTAGGGCTACATAGTATTAACAGTTTGTTCTATGAATGTGAGTATCTCatgatttacaaaatattgacaatattttatactcTATTCTTCATAAATAACTTCGGAAAGTTTTACTACGATAATTATATCAAGAAAGTGAAATGA
- the LOC126768543 gene encoding elongation of very long chain fatty acids protein 7-like, translating to MMATVIKKLGVFYDFVFNKLADPRTKIWFLVAKPYQCIIVLTIYLMFVFKWGPRFMKNRPAYNIDTIMIIYNVIQVISCAYIFLVGLIEIWIPNYKLFCEPVDFSDSKTAIDIATLSYYYYLTKYLDLMDTIFFVLRKKYNQISFLHIYHHTGMVMLIWGAVTYMPGGHGTSVGLINSFVHAVMYSYYLITVAAPKVKKSLWIKKLVTQIQILQFLLYVVHIGSIAFMPNCEYPRWTVAIFLPQNLFILVLFMDFYIKTYIKKTKTTVPVKKLEEESRESEVGYNNNFKAKENHEIFQRIIKTDEMESKVVNTKK from the exons ATGATGGCAACAGTTATAAAGAAACTCGGAGTGTTTTATGACtttgtatttaacaaattagCTG atccGAGGACGAAAATTTGGTTTTTAGTTGCCAAGCCATACCAATGCATTATCGTCTTAACGATTTATTTGATGTTTGTATTTAAATGGGGACCTAGGTTTATGAAGAATCGTCCAGCTTACAATATAGAtacaattatgattatatataatgtgataCAAGTTATTTCCTGTgcctatatatttttagtg GGATTAATAGAAATATGGATTCCAAACTACAAATTGTTTTGTGAACCAGTCGACTTCTCGGATTCAAAAACCGCTATCGATATAGCAACACTTAGCTACTACTACTATTTAACGAAATATTTGGATCTAATGGATACG ATATTTTTCGTGCTCAGGAAGAAGTATAATCAAATTTCGTTCCTGCATATTTATCATCACACGGGAATGGTAATGCTTATTTGGGGTGCTGTTACATACATGCCAG GCGGACATGGTACATCGGTTGGTTTAATAAATTCTTTCGTACACGCTGTGATGTAttcgtattatttaataactgtCGCTGCCCCGAAAGTCAAGAAATCGTTGTGGATTAAGAAGCTTGTGACCCAAATTCAAATA TTACAGTTTTTATTGTATGTGGTGCACATTGGCAGCATAGCGTTTATGCCTAACTGCGAGTATCCCAGATGGACCGTCGCAATCTTCCTACCGCAGAATCTATTCATACTAGTGCTGTTTATGGACTTTTATATcaagacatatataaaaaaaactaaaacaaccGTTCCCGTTAAGAAACTAGAAGAAGAATCACGTGAAAGTGAAGtcggatataataataattttaaggctAAGGAAAACCATGAAATTTTCCAACGTATTATTAAAACGGACGAAATGGAATCAAAGGTggttaacacaaaaaaataa